The genomic window CTGGTGGGTTGTCCCAAAAGATATTGTTGTTCGGGATCAACCAAAACTCTTCCGCTCATGGCTTCACGTCCCAACAACATTCGAAAACCCATAGAATCGCGATTGGTCAACGTCAATTCGATAACCCATTTGGATTCTCCAATTTCCAAAGAAGTTTGAATTACATAGCGTTCTTCTCGAAAGCCACTCGAACTTTTTACGACTCTTTTGTCCACCAAAGGTGCCTCGCAATGCAAAATCGTTTTGACATTATTTTGAATAGGATTGATGTCAAACTTAACCCAATTTTGACCTTCCTTTTTAAACGGAGCAATATTGATGGCGTGCAAAGCCGAGGTTTTGGCACCAGAATCCACTCGAGCCTTAATAGTTGGAATTCCTAATTCAGGAAACGAACACCATTCCTCACTACCCAATATGATTTTGCTTTGTAACATAAAATAGATTTCTGCTATGAATAATTCTGTCGTAAAAGTATATCGAAATAAAGGCTTGTAATATTAAATTACTGTTAATAATAAGTGTCAATTACGAATTAAAAATTACGACCCGAGCGATAGCGAACAGGCGAAGCAATTACGCTTAAAATCGATGTTTTGGATATTGAAAACATATAGTTAAACAGTTTTAAATCAATTAACTAATAGTGAATAGCGTTATTGATTTAAAGATTTTATCTTTTCGTCAGAATTGCGAATTTTATCTCGATTAAGAATTTGTGCTAATTTACTTCGTCCGTTCGCTATCGCTCGGGTGTGTAATTTCTGGTCACATTTTTAATCGATTTACCCTTTATGGAATATCTTCTTGATCAGATTTACGATTCCTAAAACGATAAATCCAAAAACTAATCCAATACCAAACTCTTTGATAACAGAAGGAATTTGTGGTAATAAATGGTGTAGAAAGTCAATATTGTGAACAAAGATTCCGCCAGCAACCATCAGTAAAGCAATCGTACCAATAACAGCTAAACTTTTAATCACTTTGGGCAAAGCTTGAACCAGCAAAGTACCGATAGTTTTAGTGAAACTACTTTCCTTTTTGCTCAATCCAATAAGTTTATAGCCTAGTTCATCCATTCTGACGATTAGAGCAACAATTCCATAAACGCCGACAGTTGCAAGTATTGCAATGACAGAAACCACCGCAATTTGAGTAGTAAGTGATTCTTTTAAAACGGTTCCTAATGCTATAATCACAATTTCTACCGATAAGATGAAATCCGTTACAACAGCTGATTTTATTTTGTCTTTTTCAAGAGCTAGAATTTCGGTTTCTGTATATTCTTTGACTTCAACTTCAGCCGATTTAGGATGATGAGGAAAAAAATATTCATGTATTTTTTCGGCACCCTCGTAGGCTAAAAAAAGACCTCCTAATACTAAAATAATAATGATCGCCAATGGAAAAAAAGCACTCAACAAAAAAGCGATTGGTAAAATAATTAATTTGTTAAGAAAAGAACCTTTTGCAATAGCCCACAACACAGGGATTTCTCTTGAAGAAACAAATCCAGAAGCTTTTTCGGCATTTACAGCCAAATCGTCGCCTAAAATTCCTGCTGTTTTTTTCGCTGCCACTTTGCTCATTACGGCAACATCATCCATAAGTGCTGCGATATCATCTAATAGTACAAAAAAACCTGATGCCATTGTAGTTGTTTTATAAACTTCGTTTCAGTTGAACGAGTTTGGGTTTTGCTGTTGCGAATCTACTACTTTTTAATAAATTTTTCAGTAGTTATTTTGCCTTCTTTTTCAATCGAACAAACATAAATTCCTTGAGGTAATCCAGCAATGTTTATGCTAAAATTTTGCTCCGTAGATGATGTAGCAATTACATTTTTTCCATTCAAATCATAGATTTTTACAGTTGTTGTACCTGATTTTCTATCAGCAATGGCGATAGTTATTTGAATTTCAGTATTAAAAAATTGAATGTTATTTTCTTTGAAATTCTCTGTTTTGAGCCAATTGTATTCCATCAAAGCACTCGCCATCAAAACAGCACAATAGCCATGAGGATGCGCACTTCCCGGACAACTCGTTGGCGTAATATTGATGTAATTATTATAGGTTGCCAAAACGCCCATAGCTGGTGCAAAACTGTTTATTTTAGGTTTGTTATCTGTATGAGTTGTTATGTAAGTTTTAAATCCTGTCCAAGCACTATTGACAACAGGCGTATAAATGGTAGCATCAATAAGTCGGTTGTTGATGGCTTTTTTCATAGCATAAATAAACATACCGCTACCAGTGGTTTCAATCCAGTTACCAGCTCCGGTTGGGTTTTGAAGCACTTGATACCAAAGTCCGTTAGTTGCGTTTTGATAGTTTTTCAATCCTTCGCAAAGATTTTGCAATGCCGTTTTCATTTCAGGATAACGTGCATGAGTTGTTGGCAAATATTCCAAAATATCAACCAAAGCCATCATGTACCAACCCATTCCTCGTGACCAAACTTGAGAAGAAACTCCCGTTGTGGTATTCGACCAATTGTAAGTCGTTTTGTCATAATTCCAAGCGTGATACACTAATTTATTAGAAGCGTTATACACATGCGAATAGATAATCATCGTCTGAAAAGCCGCTTCATCAATAGCAACAGCATCATTGAAAAGTGCACCATATTTTGCCAAGAAAGGCGAAGCCATATAAATGCCGTCCACCATCATAACGTTGGTGTAAGCAGTCGTATTTTTGTGCCAAAATCCATTTTCAGGCGTGCGAGGATAAGCAGCTGTTCCGGTTTGCAAGAGATAATTTCGAATGGCTGTAGCGGCTGTTTTGTATTTTAAAGTTCCTGTTTTTTCATACAACCACAAACACAGCAAACCAGGGTGAATTTTATCTAAATTTTGAGCTAACGAACTAGTGACTCCTGTACCATCTGTGCCAATGTAACCATCGACGTAGGTTTTGATGTAAGTAAGATAATCTGTATCGTTTGTTTTTTCGTAAACATTTGCCATTCCTAACAGTACAATACTATTGGAATATTCCCAACCTTTTCCCGTCATACTGTTAATTCCAGAAGGCCAGCGAGAGATAATAGCATCCGAAAATTGAATTCCATGAGTAGTTTGTGCCGAAGAAAATAGGGAGATCATTAGAAAAAGTAGGAGAGTGGTTTTTTTCATTTTTCTTGGTTTGGTTTTAACAAAGAAAGCTAAAAAAAATAATTAATTACATAAATTAAATGCGAATTCTGTATTTATATAGTTGATTTATAAATTTCTATCTTTTATACTCGCCTTAAGTTCTGCAATTCTTTTCTTGGTTGATTCTTCTAAACAATTGTAATAAATGAGTGGTTTAATACTTCCACCTTCATATTGTGAAGCTTCAAATTTGCAATGTGAATCTCGGAATTTTACCCAGTCTTTTTCTGCTTGAATTAATAAAGGTTTTTCGCTTTTAGTGACTATTCCCATCAATTGTTTATAGACTTTATTCAATTGGGCATCTGCTTTTTTATAATCTGCATAAGCTGTTGCATTCATTTCCATTTGTGTTTGAGCAAATGAATTGTTGCAAAAGCAGAACAGCAGTAGGGCGAGGAGAAGGTATTTTTTCATAGGGATAATATCGTAAGAAGGTTTCATTGATAGTATCATTTGATAGTATCAAAAGTAGTTTTTTTATTTGAAATAGCAATTGTTTGGGACTATTGTAATTTAAGAGATATTTGTTTGTGCGCACAAGCATAATGCTTCCGCCAGCTATGGAATCATTATTAGTAATATCTATATTTTTTTTAATTCTCGTTTTTCTAAAAAATATTCTAATCTTCCGAATGAGGTTTTTGAGTATGGACTTTTCAAATCTTCGATTAGTTCTATTTTTCTATCATCTGTTGACGCAGGTAAAAGATGTACTGTTCCAAATGGATTATATCTAATTTCCTCTAAATTTAGTGATGTTGGTTGGGTACAATGAAATGTATCTTTTAAAACATCGCAATAACCCTCTTGTTTGACGGTTTTTACAGGAAAAACATAATTATATGGACTCATATTATGTAATTTAGAATAATCAATTTTAGTTGAAGGAAATTTTAATCCGTCAATTTCTTTATCTTCACTTATATATTGTAGCAATAATTGGGGAATAATATATTCAGGCTTAAAATTACCTGAAGCATGTTTTACTTTTATTGAACTAGCAATAGTTAAAGGAAAAAAAGTAAAATATGTTAGAAGAAAAGGAATGTTTTCACTTTTGTTTTCAGTTAACTTACTTAACAAATCTTCAATTCTTAATAATTGTATAATTTTTAAAGGTCGAGTATTTTTGAACAAAGAAAAATTTAAATTTTTCAATTCGGGTTGATTAAATTCTTCCCAACAGATATATGAATTATCACCAAAATATAACGCAGGAAAACCTGGTATGCTATATCTATTTGTTGAAACAATATGACGTAAGTTAAAGTTAACATGAAATAAATCCGATCTGGTAAATTTTTTCTTTTCTCCAATTCTTGATCTGTAGAATTTTGTTTGTTCCTCAATTTTAGTTATTATATTCAATTCAGCCAAATCCTTAAAAAATACATCATCTAAACCTTTATTAAATGTCTGTGTAGCTCTTAATATATCTCCAGCATAAAAATATTCTACACTCTTGTTTATAGAATAACTTAAGGACCGAATTTTTGAAATAATGACATCTTTGTTACCACTGCTAAAATTAATTCCTTCATCAACGTGAGGTAAAAGTTTTTTTTCGTAGAATTCAATGAATTTTGACAATTGAGTTTTTAGGAAATCAGGAAAATAATCTTTTTCTTTTTGTAAAAGTGGAATACTAAAATCCTCTAAAACTATTTGGTCAATTATTCTGGAAAAAGGATTCATATAGATTTTGTTATTTTGATAGACGTTAAGTTGTATGTATTTATTTATGATTGAATTATACGAAATAGTTATTAATGAGTAAAGTCATTTATATTTGCTAAAATAACAATAAAAGGTTACAAAAAATAAAACCACAACAGAAATTAATTTCCATTGTGGCTTTATCAAAAATACTATTTATAAAATCGAGCACTAAATACTGCGACTGTACACTGAACACTGAATACTAATTTACCCTTCTATTTTAGCAGAAAGCTCAAACCATCGTTCCTCTTTCTCCTCCATTTTAGCAATAATGTTTTCCAGTTCTTTGGCTTTCTTTTCAATATCAGCATCGGCTACTTTTCCTTCTGAAAAAAGTTGTTCAATTTTGGCTTTTTCAATTTCCAAATCCTTGATATCTCGCTCAATTTTTTGGAATTCTTTTTGCTCGTTGAACGTCAGGTTTCCGGTTGGATTGTTTTGTTTCCAGTCTTTCTTTTCGGCTTTGTTTTCTTCTTTTTGGGCTACATCGGCACTGTCTTCATAGGCTCTGAAATCGGAATAATTGCCAGGAAAATTTTCTATTTCGCCTTGACCTCTAAACACGAATAAATGATCCACGATTTTGTCCATAAAATAACGGTCGTGTGAAACCACAAGCAAACAACCCGGATAATCCAAAAGGAAACTCTCCAAGACATTCAAAGTCACAATATCCAAATCATTGGTAGGCTCATCCAGAATCAGGAAGTTTGGGTTTTGAATTAAAACGGTACACAAATACAGTCGTTTCAACTCGCCACCACTCAATTTTTCGACATAATCGTATTGTTTTTTGGAGTCAAAAAGAAAACGCTCCAGCAATTGCGAAGCCGAGATAATACGTCCTTTCGACAAAGGAATAAATTCTCCGTATTCTTTGATGATATCAATTACTCTTTGTCCTGGTTTTGGATTGATGCCGCTTTGGGTGTAATAACCAATTTTTATGGTATCTCCAACCACTACTTTTCCGCCATCCAAAGGTAGAGTTCTGGTCAATAAATTTAGGAAAGTCGATTTTCCAGTTCCATTTTTACCAATAATACCAATGCGTTCGCCACGTTGAAAATCAAAACTGAAATTATCTAAAATTACGTGGTCTTTGAATTTTTTGGAAATCTTGTGAAGCTCGATAATTTTGCTTCCCATACGCTCCATATTAATTTCCAATTCGACTTTGTTTTCTTTTCGACGGCTTTGTGCTTTTTCCTTTATTACATAAAAATCATCCTGACGCGATTTCGATTTGGTCGTTCTTGCTTTCGGCTGACGGCGCATCCATTCCAATTCTTTAACGAAAAGGTTTTGCGCTTTGTCCACACTCGCATTTTCAGAAGCAATGCGCTCTTCTTTTTTCTCTAAATAATAGGAGTAATTTCCTTTGTATTGGTATATTTTTCCGTTGTCTAATTCAATGATTTCGTTGCAGACACGCTCCAGAAAGAAACGGTCGTGTGTTACCATAAACAGCGTAATGTTTTCTTTGGCAAAATAACTTTCCAGCCATTCAATCATCTCCAAATCCAGGTGATTCGTAGGCTCATCCAGAATTAATAAATCAGGACGATTAATCAAAATAATGGCTAATGACAAACGTTTTTTCTGTCCACCCGAAAGGTTTTTTACTTTCAGTTTGAAATCTTCTAATTTCAATTTGAACAAAATTTGCTTGTATTGGGTTTCAAAATCCCAAGCATTGTGCTGATCCATTCCGTCAAAAGCTTTTTGATAGGCTTCTTCATCTTCAGGATTTTCCAATGCTTTTTCGTAGGCTTCAATTATTTTCAAAGTTTCGTTATCCGAAGCAAAAATACTTTCCTCAATCGTCAATTCGTCTTGCAAATTGTTGTCTTGCGAAAGAAAAGCCATTCGGATGCTTTTGCGAAGTACAACCTGTCCAGTATCAGGTTCGTCAAAACCATTGATGATGTTCATGATGGTGGTTTTTCCAGAACCATTTTTGGCTATAAAGGCAATTTTTTGGTCTTTGTTGATTCCGAAGGATATGTCTTTAAAAAGCGTGCGCTCTCCAAAAGATTTTGAGATATTTTCTACTGATAAGTAATTCACGAGAGTAATTTTTTTGCAAAAGTAAACTATTATACGGCTATTAACGAATAGTTTGTTCATTCGATTCTAAAATTGAATTACTATTCCAAGATTTGTTCGAAAAGTCAATTTTATATCTTTTTGAAATGAAAACTTTCCTTACTTTGCAGTCAAATCACACCAAATGGAATCCTCCTTGTTTTATAGCCTTTTACAGAAAAAATTTCCCTTTCAACCCACCTACAAACAGGATGTTTTTTTTCAAAAAATCGCTATTTTCCTGACTGAAAAAGAAAACAACACGATTTTTGTCTTGAAAGGATACGCAGGAACAGGAAAAACAACGGTGATTTCGACAATTGTCAACAACCTGATTGATATTAATAAAAAATATGTTTTGCTTGCACCAACAGGTCGTGCGGCAAAAGTAATTGCCAATTATTCTAACAAACCGGCTTTTACCATTCACAAGAAAATCTACTTTCCCAAGAAATCTTCCGGAGGAGGTGTTTCGTTCACTTTGCAGCCTAATAAACACACCAATACCATTTTTATAGTCGATGAAGCTTCGATGATTTCGGATACCAATTCCGATTCTAAATTGTATGAAAACGGTTCTTTGCTTGACGATTTGATTTCTTATGTGTATTCGGGTGTGAATTGTAAAATGATTCTTTTGGGAGATACCGCCCAGTTACCACCAGTGAATTTGGATATTAGCCCCGCTTTGGACATTCGGACTTTAGGGATGAATTACAACAAAGAAATCGAACATATCGAATTGGACGAAGTAATGCGTCAGGAAGAAAACTCTGGAATTTTGTATAATGCCACGGAACTTCGGGAATTATTGAAGGATTCTTTTATTGATGAATTCAAATTTGATTTGCAGAAATTCAAAGACATTGTTCGCTTGACTGATGGTTACGATATTCAGGACGCTATCAATTCGGCTTACAGTAATTACAGCATTGAAGACACGGCTTTTATCGTTCGTTCGAATAAAAGAGCCAATCAATACAACGAGCAAATTCGAACCAAAATCCTCGATAAAGAAAGTGAATTGTCAACAGGCGATTTTTTGATGGTGGTAAAAAACAATTATTTTTGGTTGAAAGATTCCGATCACGCTGGCTTTATTGCCAATGGCGATATCATCGAAGTATTGGAAATATTCAATATCAAGGAATTGTATAGTTTTAAGTTTGCCAATGTAAAAATACGAATGGTCGATTATCCCGATCAAAAACCGTTTGAAACTGTCCTTTTATTAGATACCATAAAAAGTGAATCACCATCCTTAACTTATGAAGAATCCAACAGATTGTATCAGGAAGTTTTGAAAGATTACGAAGGCGAAACCAAGTTCAAACAATTCCAAAAAGTGAAAGCAAATGAATATTTCAATGGCTTGCAGGTTAAGTTTTCCTATGCTATTACCTGTCATAAATCGCAGGGTGGACAGTGGAATACCGTTTTTATCGAACAGCCTTATTTACCCGATGGCATCAACAGAGATTATATTCGATGGCTGTACACGGCTATGACAAGAGCCAAAAATAAGTTATATTTGATAGGATTTAAGGATGAGAGTTTCGTGGAGTAATTTTGAAAAATAACCGCAGATTCGCAGATTTTTAATCTAAAGAAATGCAACAACAAATTACACAAATTAATTAGTGAAAATTTGTGCAATTTGTGGTTAAAAAAATAAAAAAAATCTGCGAATCTGCGGTAAAAGGGTAATAACTATGAACACACTAAACGATTTACATAAAATTTCAGGCACTTTTTCGAATACTGAAAAAATGCCTGTTTTATTTCTAGGACACGGCAGTCCGATGAATGCTATTGAGGAAAATCAGTTTGTGGCTGGCTTTCGGAATTTGGCTAAAACTTTGCCTCAACCTAATGCTATTTTATGTATTTCGGCGCATTGGTTTACCAATGGAACGAAAGTTACTGCGATGGAAATGCCACGAACAATTCATGATTTTGGAGGTTTTCCGCAAGCCTTGTTTGAAGTGCAATATCCAGCAAAAGGAAATCCTGAATTAGCCCAAGAAACGGCAAAATTATTACAACCAATTGAAGTAGAATTAGACGAACATTGGGGTTTAGATCATGGAGCTTGGAGTGTAATTAAACATTTATATCCCGAAGCCAATGTTCCTGTAATTCAGTTGAGTATTGATTTTACCAAATCACCACAATATCATTTTGAGTTGGCTCAAAAATTAAGCGATTTACGCCGAAAAGGAATCCTGATAATTGGTAGCGGAAACATCGTTCATAATTTGAGATTGGTTGATTTTCCGAATTTCAATAAAGATAATTACGGTTTTGATTGGGCGATTGAGGCTCGAGAAACGATTAACAATTATTTGTTGGACGGCAATTTTCAACCACTTATTGATTACGAAAAACAATGCAAAGCATTTCAATTAGCTATTCCCACACC from Flavobacterium eburneipallidum includes these protein-coding regions:
- a CDS encoding DUF808 domain-containing protein, producing MASGFFVLLDDIAALMDDVAVMSKVAAKKTAGILGDDLAVNAEKASGFVSSREIPVLWAIAKGSFLNKLIILPIAFLLSAFFPLAIIIILVLGGLFLAYEGAEKIHEYFFPHHPKSAEVEVKEYTETEILALEKDKIKSAVVTDFILSVEIVIIALGTVLKESLTTQIAVVSVIAILATVGVYGIVALIVRMDELGYKLIGLSKKESSFTKTIGTLLVQALPKVIKSLAVIGTIALLMVAGGIFVHNIDFLHHLLPQIPSVIKEFGIGLVFGFIVLGIVNLIKKIFHKG
- a CDS encoding glycoside hydrolase family 88 protein, whose translation is MKKTTLLLFLMISLFSSAQTTHGIQFSDAIISRWPSGINSMTGKGWEYSNSIVLLGMANVYEKTNDTDYLTYIKTYVDGYIGTDGTGVTSSLAQNLDKIHPGLLCLWLYEKTGTLKYKTAATAIRNYLLQTGTAAYPRTPENGFWHKNTTAYTNVMMVDGIYMASPFLAKYGALFNDAVAIDEAAFQTMIIYSHVYNASNKLVYHAWNYDKTTYNWSNTTTGVSSQVWSRGMGWYMMALVDILEYLPTTHARYPEMKTALQNLCEGLKNYQNATNGLWYQVLQNPTGAGNWIETTGSGMFIYAMKKAINNRLIDATIYTPVVNSAWTGFKTYITTHTDNKPKINSFAPAMGVLATYNNYINITPTSCPGSAHPHGYCAVLMASALMEYNWLKTENFKENNIQFFNTEIQITIAIADRKSGTTTVKIYDLNGKNVIATSSTEQNFSINIAGLPQGIYVCSIEKEGKITTEKFIKK
- a CDS encoding lysozyme inhibitor LprI family protein, with the translated sequence MKPSYDIIPMKKYLLLALLLFCFCNNSFAQTQMEMNATAYADYKKADAQLNKVYKQLMGIVTKSEKPLLIQAEKDWVKFRDSHCKFEASQYEGGSIKPLIYYNCLEESTKKRIAELKASIKDRNL
- a CDS encoding ABC-F family ATP-binding cassette domain-containing protein translates to MNYLSVENISKSFGERTLFKDISFGINKDQKIAFIAKNGSGKTTIMNIINGFDEPDTGQVVLRKSIRMAFLSQDNNLQDELTIEESIFASDNETLKIIEAYEKALENPEDEEAYQKAFDGMDQHNAWDFETQYKQILFKLKLEDFKLKVKNLSGGQKKRLSLAIILINRPDLLILDEPTNHLDLEMIEWLESYFAKENITLFMVTHDRFFLERVCNEIIELDNGKIYQYKGNYSYYLEKKEERIASENASVDKAQNLFVKELEWMRRQPKARTTKSKSRQDDFYVIKEKAQSRRKENKVELEINMERMGSKIIELHKISKKFKDHVILDNFSFDFQRGERIGIIGKNGTGKSTFLNLLTRTLPLDGGKVVVGDTIKIGYYTQSGINPKPGQRVIDIIKEYGEFIPLSKGRIISASQLLERFLFDSKKQYDYVEKLSGGELKRLYLCTVLIQNPNFLILDEPTNDLDIVTLNVLESFLLDYPGCLLVVSHDRYFMDKIVDHLFVFRGQGEIENFPGNYSDFRAYEDSADVAQKEENKAEKKDWKQNNPTGNLTFNEQKEFQKIERDIKDLEIEKAKIEQLFSEGKVADADIEKKAKELENIIAKMEEKEERWFELSAKIEG
- a CDS encoding ATP-dependent DNA helicase, with the translated sequence MESSLFYSLLQKKFPFQPTYKQDVFFQKIAIFLTEKENNTIFVLKGYAGTGKTTVISTIVNNLIDINKKYVLLAPTGRAAKVIANYSNKPAFTIHKKIYFPKKSSGGGVSFTLQPNKHTNTIFIVDEASMISDTNSDSKLYENGSLLDDLISYVYSGVNCKMILLGDTAQLPPVNLDISPALDIRTLGMNYNKEIEHIELDEVMRQEENSGILYNATELRELLKDSFIDEFKFDLQKFKDIVRLTDGYDIQDAINSAYSNYSIEDTAFIVRSNKRANQYNEQIRTKILDKESELSTGDFLMVVKNNYFWLKDSDHAGFIANGDIIEVLEIFNIKELYSFKFANVKIRMVDYPDQKPFETVLLLDTIKSESPSLTYEESNRLYQEVLKDYEGETKFKQFQKVKANEYFNGLQVKFSYAITCHKSQGGQWNTVFIEQPYLPDGINRDYIRWLYTAMTRAKNKLYLIGFKDESFVE
- the ygiD gene encoding 4,5-DOPA dioxygenase extradiol, encoding MNTLNDLHKISGTFSNTEKMPVLFLGHGSPMNAIEENQFVAGFRNLAKTLPQPNAILCISAHWFTNGTKVTAMEMPRTIHDFGGFPQALFEVQYPAKGNPELAQETAKLLQPIEVELDEHWGLDHGAWSVIKHLYPEANVPVIQLSIDFTKSPQYHFELAQKLSDLRRKGILIIGSGNIVHNLRLVDFPNFNKDNYGFDWAIEARETINNYLLDGNFQPLIDYEKQCKAFQLAIPTPDHYLPLIYTLGLKDKIEELSLFNDKLVAGSLSMTSVKIM